In the genome of uncultured Fusobacterium sp., one region contains:
- a CDS encoding DUF1858 domain-containing protein, whose product MITKDMNILEAVQQYPILAEIFRKHGLGCIGCMIAAGETLGEGISAHGLDADAIIAEANELIAQSK is encoded by the coding sequence ATGATAACTAAAGATATGAATATTTTAGAAGCAGTTCAACAATATCCTATACTAGCTGAAATTTTCAGAAAACATGGATTAGGATGCATCGGATGTATGATCGCAGCTGGAGAAACTTTAGGAGAAGGAATTTCAGCTCACGGATTAGATGCAGATGCTATAATAGCTGAAGCTAATGAACTAATTGCTCAATCTAAATAG
- a CDS encoding SIS domain-containing protein: MDIINYAKEIFDSEIEELKIVREKIDSEMIDVVNIILESKGKVVVTGIGKSGLIGKKIAATLASTGTYAVFMNSAEGLHGDLGMISKDDVVLAISNSGNSDEIVAILPSIKKIGAKIVAMTGNRNSKLGRAADKILNIGVKREGCPLNLAPMSSTTSTLVMGDALAAILIKMRDFKPENFALYHPGGSLGKRLLMRVSDVMHKDDKIPFCDKESSIDNVILVMTEKRLGAVCVMNGDLMVGIITEGDIRRALKRKEEFFNLKAKDIMTRNFTRVSEDSMAIDALELMENRESQISVLPVFKDVKLVGIVRVHDLLNVVGR; the protein is encoded by the coding sequence ATGGATATAATTAATTATGCTAAAGAGATATTTGATTCGGAGATAGAAGAGTTAAAAATAGTAAGAGAAAAAATTGATTCAGAGATGATAGATGTAGTTAATATAATTTTAGAATCAAAGGGAAAAGTAGTTGTTACTGGAATAGGAAAATCTGGACTAATTGGAAAAAAAATAGCAGCTACATTGGCATCAACAGGAACATATGCTGTTTTTATGAACTCTGCTGAAGGGTTACATGGGGATTTAGGAATGATTTCTAAAGATGATGTTGTTCTAGCTATTTCAAATAGTGGAAATAGTGATGAGATAGTTGCAATACTTCCATCTATAAAGAAAATTGGTGCTAAAATAGTTGCAATGACTGGAAATAGAAACTCAAAATTAGGAAGAGCAGCAGATAAAATTTTAAATATAGGAGTAAAAAGAGAGGGGTGTCCTTTGAATTTAGCTCCAATGTCTTCAACAACAAGTACTCTTGTTATGGGAGATGCTCTAGCTGCAATCTTAATTAAGATGAGAGATTTTAAACCTGAAAACTTTGCTCTTTACCATCCAGGAGGAAGTTTAGGAAAAAGACTTTTAATGAGAGTCAGCGATGTAATGCATAAAGATGATAAGATCCCATTTTGTGATAAAGAGAGTAGCATAGACAATGTAATCTTGGTTATGACTGAAAAAAGATTAGGTGCAGTATGTGTTATGAATGGTGATCTTATGGTAGGAATAATCACTGAGGGAGATATAAGAAGAGCTTTAAAAAGAAAAGAGGAGTTCTTTAATTTAAAGGCTAAAGATATAATGACAAGAAACTTTACAAGGGTAAGTGAAGATAGTATGGCTATTGATGCTCTTGAACTTATGGAGAATAGAGAGAGCCAAATCTCAGTTTTACCAGTATTTAAAGATGTAAAGTTAGTTGGAATTGTAAGGGTACATGATCTTTTAAATGTAGTTGGAAGATAA
- a CDS encoding transposase: MILAKKVRLYPTKEQEQKLWQSVGTARFIYNYTLAKQEENYRNGGKFISDGIIRKELTQLKKSELIWLNEVSNNVTKQAVKDACNAYKNFFKCLANKPKFKSKKKSKPSFYNDTSKLKVKEKKVLIEKVGWIKTNEQIPRNVKYNNPRITYDNKYWYISVGVEVDKKQEELTNISLGIDLGLKDLAVCSDGKVFKNINKTKKVKKLEKRLKQKQRQISRKYEMNKIKKEGGGSCQFIKIKNIEKLENTTKLIHRKLTNIRNNYIHQVTTSIVKTKPYRIVIEDLNVSGMMKNKHLSDSVRKQCFNKFRQYITYKTELNGIELIVADRFYPSSKTCSICGSIKHDLKLKDRIYKCQHCGAIIDRDYNASLNLSMYKLA, encoded by the coding sequence ATGATACTTGCGAAGAAAGTTAGACTTTATCCAACTAAAGAGCAAGAACAAAAATTGTGGCAATCTGTAGGGACTGCTAGATTTATCTATAATTATACTCTTGCGAAACAGGAAGAAAATTATAGAAATGGTGGTAAATTTATTAGCGATGGAATTATCAGAAAAGAATTAACTCAATTAAAAAAGTCAGAACTAATTTGGTTAAATGAAGTATCAAATAATGTTACTAAACAAGCTGTAAAAGACGCTTGTAATGCCTATAAAAATTTTTTTAAATGTTTAGCTAATAAGCCAAAATTTAAGAGTAAAAAGAAAAGTAAACCTAGTTTTTACAATGATACTTCAAAATTAAAAGTTAAAGAGAAAAAAGTCTTAATTGAAAAAGTGGGTTGGATAAAAACAAATGAGCAAATACCAAGGAATGTTAAATATAATAATCCTAGAATTACTTATGATAATAAATACTGGTATATATCCGTAGGAGTGGAAGTTGATAAAAAGCAGGAAGAATTAACAAATATTTCATTAGGTATAGATTTAGGATTAAAAGACTTAGCTGTTTGTTCAGATGGAAAAGTTTTTAAAAATATTAATAAAACTAAAAAAGTTAAAAAGTTAGAAAAAAGATTAAAGCAGAAACAAAGACAAATTAGTAGAAAATATGAGATGAATAAAATTAAAAAAGAAGGGGGTGGAAGTTGCCAATTTATAAAAATTAAAAATATAGAAAAATTAGAAAATACAACAAAACTAATACATAGAAAATTAACAAACATTCGAAACAACTATATCCATCAAGTTACAACAAGTATAGTGAAAACCAAACCATACAGAATTGTAATAGAAGATTTGAATGTTTCTGGAATGATGAAAAATAAACATTTGTCTGATTCAGTAAGAAAACAATGTTTTAATAAATTTAGACAATATATAACCTATAAAACAGAATTAAATGGAATTGAATTAATAGTAGCAGATAGATTTTATCCATCATCAAAAACTTGTAGTATTTGTGGTTCTATCAAACATGATTTGAAATTGAAAGATAGAATTTACAAGTGTCAACATTGTGGAGCGATAATTGATAGAGATTATAATGCTTCATTAAATTTATCTATGTATAAATTAGCATAA
- the kdsA gene encoding 3-deoxy-8-phosphooctulonate synthase, with translation MLINEVKKVKVGKDIEIGGNNRFALIAGPCVIESEELVMEVAGKIKAICDKLGIKYIFKASFDKANRSSIHSYRGPGIEEGLRILKKVKETYDVPVVTDVHEVWQCKKAAEVVDLLQIPAFLCRQTDLLIAAAETGLPVNVKKGQFLAPWDMKNVVTKMEESGNPQVMLCERGSTFGYNNMVVDMRSLLEMRKFGYPVVFDVTHAVQKPGGLGTATSGDREYVYPLMRAGLAIGVDAIFAEVHPNPEKALSDGPNMLYLSDLEEILKVAIKIDDLVKGR, from the coding sequence ATGCTAATTAACGAAGTAAAAAAAGTTAAAGTTGGAAAAGATATTGAAATTGGTGGAAATAATAGATTTGCACTAATAGCAGGACCTTGTGTTATAGAATCTGAAGAGTTAGTTATGGAAGTTGCTGGAAAGATAAAAGCTATTTGTGATAAATTAGGAATAAAATATATTTTTAAAGCATCTTTTGATAAAGCAAATAGATCTTCTATCCACTCATATAGAGGACCTGGAATAGAAGAGGGATTAAGAATATTAAAAAAAGTTAAAGAAACATACGATGTACCAGTTGTTACAGATGTACATGAAGTATGGCAATGTAAAAAAGCTGCTGAGGTAGTAGACTTACTTCAAATACCAGCATTTTTATGTAGACAAACAGATCTTTTAATTGCAGCAGCTGAAACAGGACTTCCTGTAAATGTAAAAAAAGGACAATTTTTAGCTCCATGGGATATGAAAAATGTAGTTACAAAGATGGAAGAAAGTGGAAATCCTCAAGTTATGTTATGTGAAAGAGGAAGTACATTTGGATATAACAATATGGTTGTAGATATGAGATCTCTTTTAGAAATGAGAAAATTTGGTTATCCAGTTGTATTTGATGTAACTCATGCTGTACAAAAACCAGGAGGATTAGGAACAGCTACTTCTGGAGATAGAGAGTATGTTTATCCTTTAATGAGAGCAGGACTTGCAATAGGAGTAGATGCAATATTTGCTGAGGTTCATCCTAACCCAGAGAAAGCTCTATCAGATGGACCAAATATGCTTTATCTATCTGATTTAGAAGAGATATTAAAAGTGGCAATAAAAATAGATGACCTTGTAAAAGGAAGATAA
- a CDS encoding UDP-N-acetylmuramoyl-L-alanyl-D-glutamate--2,6-diaminopimelate ligase, giving the protein MDKILAGLKYRILKERNENQVYTGIEYDSRKIKDGNIFVALEGTVVDGHNYIEQAVRNGATCILVSKEVETKFPVEYILVEDLRKNLGIVASNFYNYPQKNLKIIGITGTNGKTTTTYLLESILGSENISRIGTVEYKIGDEIIEAPNTTPESLDIVKMCKKSVEKGIKYMIMEVSSHALALGRVDMLEFDVTMFTNLTLDHLDFHKNMEDYFQAKRKLFTMMKKGCENNCVINIDDLYGKRLSFDFGGIAYGMYNEGRAKGKILEFHGDGQEVEIKIDNFITKTKLSILGRYNMYNVLGAISVAVLLGIDIETIIEKIKRAKGAPGRYELVNCGQDFGVIVDYCHTGDALENILKSINELKRGRVITVFGCGGDRDASKRPIMGGIAENLSDLAIVTSDNPRTEDPQKIIDDILVGMKKDNHIVILDRDEAISKAIELAEKNDIILLAGKGHETYQILGRKKIHFDDREIARREIIRKKQKK; this is encoded by the coding sequence ATGGATAAAATATTAGCAGGATTAAAATATAGAATTTTAAAAGAGAGAAATGAAAATCAAGTTTATACAGGAATTGAATATGATTCAAGAAAAATAAAAGATGGAAATATATTTGTTGCATTGGAAGGAACAGTTGTAGATGGACATAATTATATTGAACAAGCAGTAAGAAATGGTGCAACTTGTATATTAGTTTCTAAAGAGGTAGAAACTAAATTTCCAGTTGAATATATTTTAGTGGAAGATTTAAGAAAAAATTTAGGGATAGTAGCCTCAAATTTTTATAATTATCCACAAAAAAATCTAAAAATAATAGGAATTACAGGAACTAATGGGAAAACAACAACAACTTATCTTCTTGAATCTATTTTGGGTAGTGAAAATATATCAAGAATAGGAACTGTTGAATATAAAATAGGTGATGAGATAATAGAAGCTCCTAATACAACTCCAGAATCATTAGATATTGTAAAGATGTGTAAAAAATCTGTGGAAAAAGGAATAAAATATATGATTATGGAGGTTAGTTCTCATGCTTTAGCTTTAGGTAGAGTTGATATGCTAGAGTTTGATGTGACTATGTTTACTAACTTGACTTTAGATCATTTAGATTTTCACAAGAACATGGAGGATTATTTCCAAGCTAAGAGAAAACTTTTTACAATGATGAAAAAAGGTTGTGAAAATAATTGTGTAATCAATATTGATGATCTATATGGAAAAAGATTATCTTTTGACTTTGGTGGAATCGCCTATGGAATGTACAATGAAGGAAGAGCTAAAGGAAAGATATTAGAGTTTCATGGAGATGGGCAAGAGGTAGAGATAAAAATAGATAACTTTATAACTAAGACGAAGTTATCTATTTTAGGAAGATACAATATGTATAATGTTCTTGGGGCTATTTCAGTAGCTGTATTATTGGGAATAGATATAGAAACAATAATAGAGAAGATAAAGAGAGCAAAGGGAGCACCAGGAAGATATGAGCTTGTAAATTGTGGACAAGATTTTGGAGTAATTGTAGATTATTGTCACACTGGAGATGCTCTTGAAAATATTTTAAAAAGTATAAATGAATTAAAAAGAGGAAGAGTAATAACTGTTTTTGGTTGTGGTGGAGATAGAGATGCTAGTAAAAGACCGATAATGGGTGGAATTGCTGAAAATTTAAGTGATCTAGCAATAGTTACATCAGATAACCCTAGAACAGAAGATCCTCAAAAAATAATAGATGATATATTAGTTGGAATGAAAAAAGATAATCATATAGTTATCTTAGATAGAGATGAGGCAATTTCAAAAGCGATAGAATTAGCAGAAAAAAATGATATAATTCTATTAGCTGGAAAAGGGCATGAAACTTATCAAATCCTTGGAAGAAAGAAGATTCATTTTGATGATAGAGAGATTGCAAGACGTGAGATTATAAGAAAAAAACAGAAAAAATAA
- a CDS encoding uracil-DNA glycosylase, with protein sequence MVNIGNDWDEILKDEFQKEYYQNLRKFLISEYRSRTIYPKPDDIFSALKLTSFKDCKVLILGQDPYHGPNQAHGLAFSVNIGIKTPPSLQNMYKELKEELGTYIPNNGYLVPWAKQGVLLLNTALTVRAGEANSHSKIGWEILTDNIIKYLNERKDPVIFVLWGANARKKKIFIDQKKHYILEAAHPSPLSAWNGFFGCGHFKKVNSILKSLGKEEINWQIENV encoded by the coding sequence ATGGTAAATATAGGAAATGATTGGGATGAGATATTAAAAGATGAATTTCAAAAAGAGTATTATCAAAATTTGAGAAAGTTTTTAATAAGCGAATATAGAAGTAGAACTATCTATCCTAAGCCAGATGATATTTTTTCAGCTTTGAAATTAACAAGTTTTAAAGATTGTAAAGTTTTAATTTTAGGGCAAGATCCATATCATGGACCAAATCAAGCTCATGGATTGGCATTTTCTGTAAATATTGGGATAAAAACACCTCCATCTTTACAAAATATGTATAAAGAGTTAAAAGAGGAGTTAGGGACATATATACCTAATAATGGATACTTAGTTCCTTGGGCAAAACAAGGGGTACTTCTTCTTAATACAGCTTTAACAGTTAGAGCTGGAGAGGCTAACTCTCATTCAAAAATAGGTTGGGAAATTCTTACAGATAATATTATAAAATATTTAAACGAAAGGAAAGACCCAGTAATATTTGTATTGTGGGGAGCTAATGCTAGAAAGAAAAAGATTTTTATTGATCAGAAAAAGCATTATATTTTAGAAGCAGCTCACCCAAGTCCTCTTTCAGCATGGAATGGTTTTTTCGGTTGTGGACACTTTAAAAAGGTAAATAGCATACTAAAATCGTTAGGAAAAGAGGAAATTAATTGGCAAATTGAAAATGTTTAA
- a CDS encoding TIGR03960 family B12-binding radical SAM protein yields the protein MRVNLDKYLLKVEKPAQYLGNEINSIHKDEFKTRMCLFFPDIYEVGMSNLGIRILYSLMNRVEGFSLERGFAPMEDMENIMRENSIPMFSLESKTPLKEFDMVGFSLSYEMCYPNVLNALDLAGIPLEREKRGEEYPLIMAGGTCMMNPKPMEKFLDFIVIGDGEDVMVEIAKRMVANADKTKMEKLQLIEDLDGVYIPALHKGKKKIRRAIVEDLEKTEFYDDQLVPYINIVHDRASVEIQRGCTRGCRFCQAGIVYRPARERSLTRNCELIEKMIRNTGYSEISLSSLSSSDYSRIDELIKKLKSKYENKNLGISLPSLRMNPYSVQVADDISGGKRTGFTFAPEAGSQRLRDIINKGVEEADVLDTAEAAIRGKWENLKFYFMIGLPYETDEDVAAIYDLATKVLKRCLPISKRINVTVSVSNFVPKPHTPFQWAEQMDMEEMKRKHKILRDLFKGSKHCTLRIHDSKKSYLEGLLSRGDERTGDLIQRAFEMGAKLDDYRDNYDIWIGAAQDLGIEEKTYLGARELDQELPWDMVDIGVDKSFLLRENEKAREGALTPDCRKQCSGCGMKKRFPNCLKIAEN from the coding sequence ATGAGAGTAAATTTAGATAAATACTTATTAAAAGTAGAAAAACCAGCACAATATTTAGGAAATGAGATAAATAGTATTCATAAAGATGAATTTAAAACTAGAATGTGTTTATTTTTCCCAGATATTTATGAAGTAGGAATGTCAAACCTAGGGATAAGAATTTTATATAGCTTAATGAATAGAGTAGAAGGATTCTCTTTAGAGAGAGGGTTTGCTCCAATGGAAGATATGGAAAATATAATGAGAGAAAACAGTATTCCTATGTTTTCATTAGAGAGTAAAACTCCATTAAAAGAGTTTGATATGGTAGGATTTTCACTATCTTATGAGATGTGCTATCCAAATGTATTAAATGCTCTTGATTTAGCAGGAATACCATTAGAGAGAGAAAAAAGAGGAGAAGAGTATCCATTGATTATGGCAGGGGGAACTTGTATGATGAACCCAAAACCTATGGAGAAATTCTTAGACTTCATCGTTATAGGAGATGGAGAAGATGTAATGGTAGAGATTGCAAAGAGAATGGTTGCAAATGCTGACAAAACAAAGATGGAAAAATTACAATTAATAGAAGATCTTGATGGGGTATATATTCCAGCACTTCACAAAGGAAAGAAAAAAATAAGAAGAGCTATAGTTGAAGATTTAGAGAAAACAGAGTTTTATGATGATCAGTTAGTACCATACATAAATATTGTACATGACAGAGCATCTGTTGAAATTCAAAGAGGATGTACTAGAGGATGTAGATTCTGTCAAGCAGGTATAGTATATAGACCAGCTAGAGAGAGAAGCTTAACTAGAAACTGTGAATTAATAGAGAAAATGATAAGAAATACTGGATATTCAGAAATCTCTCTATCTTCATTAAGTAGTAGTGATTATAGTAGAATAGATGAGCTTATAAAAAAACTAAAAAGTAAATATGAAAATAAAAACCTAGGAATTTCTCTACCATCATTGAGAATGAATCCTTACTCAGTTCAAGTTGCTGATGATATAAGTGGAGGAAAGAGAACAGGATTTACTTTTGCACCAGAGGCAGGATCTCAAAGATTGAGAGATATAATAAATAAAGGTGTAGAGGAAGCAGATGTTTTAGATACTGCTGAAGCTGCAATCAGAGGAAAATGGGAAAATCTAAAATTCTATTTTATGATAGGATTACCATATGAAACTGATGAAGATGTAGCAGCAATCTATGATTTAGCAACAAAAGTATTAAAAAGATGCTTACCTATTAGCAAAAGAATAAATGTAACAGTGAGTGTATCAAATTTTGTTCCAAAACCTCATACTCCTTTCCAATGGGCAGAGCAAATGGATATGGAAGAGATGAAGAGAAAACATAAGATTTTAAGAGATCTATTTAAAGGATCAAAACATTGCACTCTTAGAATACATGATAGTAAAAAATCTTATCTTGAAGGATTATTATCAAGAGGAGATGAAAGAACAGGAGATTTAATTCAAAGAGCCTTTGAAATGGGAGCTAAGTTAGATGACTATAGAGATAACTATGATATTTGGATAGGGGCAGCTCAAGATTTAGGAATAGAGGAAAAAACTTATCTTGGAGCTAGAGAGTTAGATCAAGAATTACCTTGGGATATGGTAGATATTGGAGTAGATAAGAGTTTCTTGCTTAGAGAGAATGAAAAAGCCAGAGAGGGAGCTTTAACACCTGATTGTAGAAAACAATGTTCAGGTTGTGGAATGAAAAAGAGATTTCCTAATTGTTTAAAAATAGCAGAAAATTAA
- a CDS encoding HD domain-containing protein — protein sequence MIISRIKQGLLYIFGRYNEKNNDIVKTILSDEEFKIFNSMSRYDKIHSFRLYNFLLKNEVLKDDKIFLKLALLHDCGKKNPSLIKRMKKVLLGDKELENHSEDGFNKLKDINYELSILCREHHIKSKELKMQEFQKLDDK from the coding sequence ATGATAATAAGTAGAATAAAACAGGGATTATTATATATTTTTGGAAGATACAATGAAAAAAATAATGATATTGTAAAAACTATATTATCTGATGAGGAGTTTAAAATATTTAATTCTATGTCTAGATATGATAAGATTCACTCATTTAGATTGTATAATTTTTTATTGAAAAATGAGGTTTTAAAAGATGATAAAATCTTTTTGAAACTTGCACTGTTACATGATTGTGGAAAGAAAAATCCCTCTTTAATCAAGAGAATGAAAAAAGTTCTTTTAGGAGATAAAGAGCTTGAAAATCATAGTGAAGATGGATTTAATAAATTGAAAGATATAAATTATGAGTTGTCTATTTTATGTAGAGAGCATCATATTAAAAGTAAAGAGCTAAAGATGCAAGAGTTTCAAAAATTAGATGATAAATAA
- a CDS encoding pseudouridylate synthase, with product MDIRAIEKTSKWGYMFYISYNGQKFHSFDEMAGKKSVKGVFREIMEKVGFSWAKGIQQAGRTDAKVSANENILYVSSNFNGDMENLKNSFNQLSTGDLKVTMVKKTFPNLVFPEMIEKREYIYSYPKKLIKNSEEEIEKLCSELSGTYDVSEFTDKKGLELKEHIREVKITYENGKLRFVGNSFMPKQVRIMSGYILTGKKEVLMGKYLTLEKIYLKEELKNLILEKCEVEVENILEAERTLDKNLYIFYVKKGSKGEFIGKNGSNIKKLKKIYKNIIVREI from the coding sequence TTGGATATAAGAGCTATAGAAAAAACAAGTAAATGGGGGTATATGTTTTATATCTCATATAATGGACAGAAATTTCACTCTTTTGATGAGATGGCAGGGAAAAAAAGTGTAAAGGGTGTTTTCAGAGAGATTATGGAAAAAGTAGGATTTTCATGGGCAAAGGGTATTCAGCAAGCTGGAAGAACAGATGCTAAAGTTAGTGCAAATGAAAATATACTTTATGTTAGTAGTAATTTTAATGGAGATATGGAAAATTTAAAAAATAGTTTTAATCAACTATCAACTGGGGATCTAAAAGTTACAATGGTAAAAAAGACATTTCCAAATCTTGTATTTCCAGAGATGATAGAAAAGAGAGAGTATATCTATAGCTATCCTAAAAAATTAATAAAAAATTCAGAAGAAGAGATAGAAAAACTGTGTAGTGAACTAAGTGGAACATATGATGTAAGTGAGTTTACTGATAAAAAAGGGCTAGAGCTAAAAGAGCATATTAGAGAGGTAAAAATTACCTATGAAAATGGGAAGTTGAGATTTGTAGGAAATTCATTTATGCCAAAACAAGTTAGAATAATGTCAGGATATATTTTAACAGGGAAAAAAGAGGTTCTTATGGGGAAATATCTAACTTTAGAAAAGATATATCTGAAAGAGGAGTTAAAAAATCTGATTTTAGAAAAGTGTGAAGTGGAAGTTGAAAATATTTTAGAGGCAGAGAGAACATTAGATAAAAACCTATATATTTTCTATGTAAAGAAAGGGAGCAAAGGGGAATTTATAGGAAAAAATGGAAGTAATATAAAAAAATTAAAGAAGATATATAAGAATATTATTGTGAGAGAGATATGA
- the deoC gene encoding deoxyribose-phosphate aldolase — MDKKAILKMVDHTLLAQTATWEQIKEILDDSMTYDVASACIPASFVKRAKEYVGDKLPICTVIGFPNGYSTTAVKVFETEDAVKNGADEIDMVINIGDLKDKKYDDILQEIKAIHKACNGKILKVIIETCLLTEEEKIKMCEIVTESGAEFIKTSTGFSTSGAKFEDVALMKKYVGKDVKIKPAGGISSFEDAEKFVELGADRLGTSRLVKIIKG; from the coding sequence ATGGATAAAAAAGCGATATTAAAGATGGTTGATCATACTTTATTAGCTCAAACTGCAACTTGGGAGCAAATAAAAGAGATTTTAGATGATTCAATGACTTATGATGTGGCATCAGCATGTATTCCAGCATCTTTTGTAAAAAGAGCTAAAGAATATGTTGGAGATAAATTACCTATTTGTACAGTAATAGGGTTTCCAAATGGATATAGTACAACAGCTGTAAAAGTTTTTGAAACTGAAGATGCTGTAAAAAATGGTGCTGATGAGATAGATATGGTTATCAATATTGGAGATCTAAAAGATAAAAAATATGATGATATTCTTCAAGAAATAAAAGCAATTCACAAAGCTTGTAATGGAAAGATATTAAAAGTAATAATTGAAACTTGTCTTTTAACTGAAGAAGAAAAAATAAAAATGTGTGAAATTGTTACTGAATCAGGAGCAGAATTTATAAAAACATCAACTGGATTCTCAACTTCAGGAGCTAAATTTGAAGATGTAGCTCTTATGAAAAAATATGTAGGTAAAGATGTTAAAATAAAACCTGCTGGAGGAATAAGTTCTTTTGAAGATGCGGAAAAATTTGTTGAACTTGGAGCAGATAGATTAGGAACAAGTAGACTTGTAAAAATAATAAAAGGTTAA
- a CDS encoding phosphopentomutase, which translates to MKRYKRIFTVVIDSLGIGAMDDAEKYGDIGVNTLGHIAESVDRLNIPNLQKLGIANLCKLKNIEPVAKPLGYYGELKETSVGKDTMTGHWEMMGLNIDKPFQTFTETGFPKELIDELEKRFGHKIVGNKSASGTEILDEYGEHEIATGDVIVYTSADSVLQICGNEETMGFETLYKYCEIARELTMKDEWKVGRVIARPYIGRKKGEFKRTSNRHDYALKPYGRTTLNVLKDSNFDVISVGKINDIFDGEGITESNKSKSSVHGMEQTIEIADRDFKGLCFVNLVDFDALWGHRRNPKGYAEELEKFDLNLGVLLGKLREDDLLIITADHGNDPTYTGTDHTRERVPFLAYSPSMKESGKLETANTFAVIGATIADNFEVEMPENTIGTSILEKLI; encoded by the coding sequence GTGAAAAGATATAAGAGAATTTTTACAGTTGTTATAGATTCATTGGGAATAGGGGCTATGGACGATGCTGAAAAATATGGAGATATAGGGGTAAATACTCTTGGACATATAGCTGAATCAGTAGATAGATTAAATATTCCAAATTTACAAAAATTAGGGATAGCAAATCTATGTAAATTAAAAAATATAGAGCCAGTTGCTAAACCTTTAGGTTATTATGGAGAGTTAAAAGAAACAAGTGTAGGAAAAGACACAATGACAGGGCATTGGGAAATGATGGGACTTAACATAGATAAACCTTTTCAAACATTTACAGAAACAGGTTTTCCAAAAGAGTTAATAGATGAGCTAGAAAAAAGATTTGGACACAAAATAGTAGGAAATAAATCAGCTAGTGGTACTGAAATATTAGATGAGTATGGAGAACATGAGATTGCAACTGGAGATGTAATAGTATATACAAGTGCAGACTCTGTACTTCAAATTTGTGGAAATGAAGAGACAATGGGGTTTGAAACTCTTTACAAGTATTGTGAAATTGCTAGAGAACTTACAATGAAAGATGAATGGAAAGTTGGAAGAGTAATAGCAAGACCATATATTGGTAGAAAAAAAGGTGAATTTAAGAGAACAAGTAATCGTCACGATTATGCTTTAAAACCTTATGGAAGAACAACTTTAAATGTTCTTAAAGACAGTAATTTTGATGTTATTTCAGTAGGGAAAATAAATGATATTTTTGATGGTGAAGGAATAACAGAATCAAATAAATCAAAAAGTTCTGTTCATGGAATGGAGCAAACTATAGAGATAGCAGATAGAGATTTTAAAGGATTATGTTTTGTAAATCTTGTTGACTTTGATGCTCTATGGGGGCATAGAAGAAATCCTAAGGGGTATGCAGAAGAATTAGAAAAATTTGATCTGAACTTGGGAGTTTTATTAGGAAAATTAAGAGAAGATGATCTATTAATAATAACAGCAGATCATGGAAATGATCCTACTTACACAGGAACAGATCATACAAGAGAGAGAGTTCCATTTTTAGCTTATTCACCTTCAATGAAAGAGTCTGGTAAATTAGAAACTGCCAATACATTTGCAGTTATTGGAGCTACTATAGCAGATAACTTTGAAGTTGAGATGCCAGAAAATACTATAGGAACATCTATATTAGAAAAATTAATTTAA